From the genome of Nomascus leucogenys isolate Asia unplaced genomic scaffold, Asia_NLE_v1 001162F_51256_qpd_obj, whole genome shotgun sequence:
AACAGATCCTGCTCCAGGGCCCGCTCTGGGCTGGGCCAGGACTAATCCTGGCTCCCCTTTCTTGGTACTAAGGGGATTAGTGCTTAGTTGTCTGTAGGGGGTCAGAGTAGGGACGGTTCCAGGAAGGGCTCCAGAGTGGCCTCACAGGGGACCTCCTCCCCTGGCCTCTTGAAGTCCAGGTCGTCGAGGGCGCAAAGCTGCACGCCATCCTGGGTAAGCTGGGCCGCAGCGTGGGCGCGGTGGGACGCGCAGCTCATGCAGCCGCTCCCCAGAGCAAGAGAAGCGTCGGGGCCTTCACCGGCAGCCGCCGGTGGGAGGCACACTGGGGTAGCCGGGTGCGCCATCAGCTCGGCTGTCAGGGTGTGGCCCGCTAGGTACCTTCCAGGACCCGCGCCAGTGCCCCGGACACGCGGTGAGCGGACATGTGCCGGCCGCAAGTGCTCAGACCCACGAAGGCGTCTGTCCACCTGTGGGGGGCGGGACATCAGCGGTGGACCAGGCCGGCCACGGCCAAGGCTAGGTAGTCTAGGAAGGGACGCGGGGCGGGAGGGGTAACTAGGGTGGCGGCAGCGGTCGACGGCAGACTCGCTTCCGGGTTGAGAAATGGACACGGCTAGCCAGGTGAACAGCCAGTGCGGAGGGACGGAGGCAGCTATGGTAGGAGACGGGGCGGGGAGCCTCACCGCAGGCCGTGGCGGGAGAAGGGGCCCACGGCGGCCCGGGCGTCGCGCTCCACGGCGCAGGCGAAGGCGCGCGCGGGGGCCTCCGCCAAGTGCAGTCAGCCACACCGCGCTCCAGCGGCAGTCGCGTAAAGCGCACCCATAGGCCTGCAGCA
Proteins encoded in this window:
- the LOC100603638 gene encoding LOW QUALITY PROTEIN: carbohydrate deacetylase (The sequence of the model RefSeq protein was modified relative to this genomic sequence to represent the inferred CDS: inserted 6 bases in 5 codons; deleted 2 bases in 2 codons; substituted 1 base at 1 genomic stop codon) — protein: MSRPRMRLVVTADDFGYCPRRDEGIVEAFLAGAVTSVSLLVNGAATESAAELARRHSIPTGLHANLSEGRPVGPARRGASSLLGPEGFFLGKMGFREAVAAGDVDLPQVREELEAQLSCFRELLGRAPTHVDGQPARALLPGVCQVFAEVLQAYGXRFTRLPLERGVADCTWXEAPARAFACAVERDARAAVGPFSRHGLRWTDAFVGLSTCGRHMSAHRVSGALARVLEGTXAGHTLTAELMAHPXYPSVPPTGGCRXRPRRFSCSGERLHELRVPPRPXAAAQLTQDGVQLCALDDLDFKRPGEEVPCEATLEPFLEPSLL